In Planctomycetota bacterium, a single window of DNA contains:
- a CDS encoding VCBS repeat-containing protein, giving the protein MRKLIIWTFTAVIIQFLPGFNIYAQESALRFSRQSIEISGELDNLILRDINNDKLQELIFQQGHNLLIYKLLTTVSGTGFTRDAVCQLPQDACIYDIVEASSQANIIYINSKGINVAGMYSLTGGAEAPGRPDGAHQAAPALNFPCRTVFRDEGFPGPLQKKILFNLDGDNRMVIVPDNNKFRMVCYDNILSKAITRTDEVPVDMVSRIYNSTGIFEPLATEVSFPVFVFADINNDKSNDFITLRQNNIYGFTCDKEKQGVFSFKPIGNLLTIPDGAASQEIDFGYTLSPIVSDINKDGCADIIFSDDREGTVYVYLNQFNTTKAFFAKTPTQIIRTNNWIIEHNLIDLNGDSLEDLVLVQMNKLGVMGGLQAILAKTLEWEIVVYLARSAKDASADVYPKSPDYVRSIKLPFSFSHSGSLSSGRFLPKIQTPYIWSLAGDFNGDKMRDLLISGTESQIEMYAGSGSQIFDKAVSASLNLPSITQGYKLMGMPYGAPVIADINNDGRSDIIVPLIRQDSGGLVSHSYEILLSN; this is encoded by the coding sequence ATGAGAAAATTAATAATCTGGACATTTACGGCGGTTATAATCCAGTTTTTACCTGGCTTTAATATTTACGCGCAGGAATCAGCGCTTAGATTCAGCCGTCAGAGTATAGAAATATCAGGGGAATTGGATAATCTTATCCTTAGGGATATCAATAACGATAAATTGCAGGAGCTTATATTCCAGCAGGGGCATAATTTGTTGATATATAAGCTGTTAACGACGGTATCAGGCACGGGTTTCACCCGGGATGCCGTTTGTCAATTGCCCCAAGACGCCTGTATTTATGACATAGTTGAGGCGAGTTCCCAAGCCAATATAATTTATATTAACAGTAAAGGAATTAATGTAGCCGGCATGTATAGTTTAACCGGTGGCGCCGAAGCGCCAGGGCGCCCTGATGGCGCTCACCAGGCGGCGCCGGCACTGAATTTCCCCTGCCGGACTGTTTTTAGGGACGAAGGGTTTCCCGGCCCGCTTCAGAAAAAAATACTGTTTAATTTGGATGGCGATAATCGCATGGTGATTGTTCCCGACAACAATAAATTTCGTATGGTTTGCTACGATAATATTTTATCCAAAGCGATTACCCGGACCGATGAGGTGCCGGTTGATATGGTATCGCGGATATATAACAGCACCGGCATCTTTGAGCCTTTGGCGACAGAAGTATCCTTCCCGGTATTCGTATTCGCCGATATAAATAACGACAAGAGCAATGATTTTATTACCCTGAGGCAGAACAATATTTACGGTTTTACCTGCGACAAGGAAAAGCAGGGCGTTTTTTCATTTAAGCCGATTGGCAACCTGTTAACCATTCCCGATGGCGCCGCCAGCCAGGAAATTGATTTTGGCTATACCTTATCCCCGATTGTCAGCGATATAAACAAGGACGGTTGCGCGGACATTATCTTCAGCGATGACCGCGAAGGAACGGTTTATGTTTATTTAAATCAGTTCAATACCACAAAGGCATTCTTCGCCAAAACGCCGACCCAGATCATCAGGACGAATAACTGGATTATCGAGCATAACCTGATTGATTTGAACGGCGATTCATTGGAGGATTTGGTTTTGGTCCAGATGAATAAATTGGGAGTCATGGGCGGGTTGCAGGCCATCCTGGCAAAAACGCTGGAATGGGAGATAGTGGTGTATTTAGCTCGTTCGGCAAAAGACGCCTCGGCGGATGTTTATCCCAAAAGCCCTGATTATGTCCGTTCAATAAAACTGCCGTTTTCATTCTCGCATTCCGGGTCGCTTTCTTCAGGCCGGTTTCTTCCGAAGATACAAACCCCGTATATCTGGAGTTTAGCCGGCGATTTTAACGGTGATAAAATGCGTGATTTATTAATCTCCGGGACAGAATCGCAGATTGAGATGTATGCGGGAAGCGGGTCGCAGATATTTGACAAGGCCGTCTCGGCATCTTTGAATCTGCCTTCTATTACTCAGGGTTATAAGCTTATGGGAATGCCTTACGGCGCCCCGGTGATTGCCGATATCAATAACGACGGCCGCTCGGATATTATTGTTCCGCTTATCCGCCAAGATTCGGGCGGGCTGGTGTCTCATTCCTACGAAATTCTATTATCAAACTAA
- the xerC gene encoding tyrosine recombinase XerC encodes MPDYIKQFIDYLSSARDYSPETVRSYSNDLAQFSNFLKSQYPSMDFPGVTNLVIRSYLVHLKDKNYQKTSLARKVATLKSFFKFLAQKRLIANNPIVLIRSPRINKKLPDFMTESEVKNMVHQPAIQTPKFRPNEGRMVALRDAAILELLYSCGLRVSELAQLKIKDIDFNSSVAHILGKGRKERIVPIGSFAMKAIENYLTAREKEAYVINNKISAKQKPEQNSYLFLNRFGEGLTDRSVRNEITRYRIGTGLTNKKISPHTFRHTFATHLLDHGADLRSVQELLGHKSISTTQIYTHITTNRLKEVYNQAHPRARKSKIG; translated from the coding sequence ATGCCTGATTATATCAAGCAGTTTATTGATTATTTATCATCGGCCCGGGATTATTCTCCGGAAACTGTTCGCTCTTACAGCAATGATTTAGCTCAATTCAGCAATTTCTTGAAATCGCAATACCCGTCAATGGATTTTCCCGGTGTAACCAATCTGGTCATCCGCTCCTATCTGGTACATCTGAAAGACAAGAATTATCAAAAAACATCTCTGGCCCGTAAGGTGGCAACGCTAAAATCATTCTTTAAGTTCCTGGCCCAGAAACGGCTCATTGCAAACAATCCCATCGTCCTGATACGCTCGCCGCGGATAAATAAGAAACTGCCTGACTTTATGACCGAGTCAGAGGTGAAAAACATGGTCCATCAGCCGGCCATCCAGACACCGAAGTTCCGCCCCAATGAAGGCCGAATGGTCGCCTTAAGGGATGCGGCCATCCTGGAGCTGCTCTACAGTTGCGGGTTGCGTGTTTCCGAGCTGGCACAACTCAAAATAAAGGATATAGATTTCAATTCGTCAGTCGCCCATATTTTAGGCAAGGGCCGGAAGGAGCGGATAGTCCCTATCGGCAGTTTTGCCATGAAGGCGATAGAAAACTATCTGACTGCCCGGGAAAAAGAAGCCTATGTAATTAATAATAAAATATCGGCCAAGCAAAAGCCGGAACAGAATTCATATCTGTTTCTTAATCGCTTCGGAGAGGGACTGACGGATCGGAGCGTGCGTAATGAAATTACCCGTTACCGGATAGGCACCGGATTGACCAACAAGAAAATCTCGCCCCATACCTTCAGGCATACCTTTGCCACCCACCTGTTGGACCATGGCGCGGACTTAAGAAGCGTCCAGGAATTACTCGGCCACAAGAGCATCTCCACCACCCAGATTTACACCCACATCACCACCAACCGGCTTAAAGAGGTGTATAACCAGGCCCATCCCAGAGCCCGTAAATCAAAAATCGGATGA
- a CDS encoding DUF401 family protein: MVLLKITLVFILIVLLLRLKTPFSISILLAGLILGLGFNLGVSDIGRTAWAALQEPETISLALIVGIILVLSELLQVSGQMTELGQVIIKTFGLHRWTYTILPAIIGLLPMPGGALFTAPMMDGVSETNIPAHKKTLINYWFRHIWEYAWPLYPGLVLAAGLARVNLNTLSLIQSPFTVISALIGAALILPGIRISDEHVHKGSFRDFARMVYLISPIIVIILLFVVFHLNMLICISTGLAVAILNVLISRKLKITAILKVVFVKLSVYQMIFVVISVLIFTGIMRSSTLIVELSRFFTGGIDGNIPFVYMTVAIILLPFIVGLLTGLTVGFVGITFPLIFSTIVPNGIDVMPMAMLAYISGVSGVMLSPVHLCLVLTNQYYNSEFSKVYKTLIPVSLSVLLLAVSGFLLYAIL; the protein is encoded by the coding sequence ATGGTTTTACTGAAAATCACTCTTGTTTTTATATTGATAGTTTTGTTGCTTAGGTTAAAAACCCCATTTAGTATTTCTATCCTTCTGGCCGGCCTGATATTAGGCCTGGGATTTAATCTAGGGGTTTCTGATATCGGCCGGACCGCCTGGGCAGCTCTTCAGGAGCCGGAGACCATTTCTCTGGCTTTGATTGTCGGAATAATATTGGTCCTCTCCGAGTTGCTTCAGGTATCAGGCCAGATGACCGAGTTAGGCCAGGTGATAATCAAGACCTTCGGGTTACATCGCTGGACCTATACGATTTTACCGGCTATTATCGGGTTACTGCCCATGCCCGGTGGGGCATTGTTTACCGCGCCGATGATGGACGGGGTCAGCGAAACCAACATACCGGCCCATAAGAAAACCCTGATTAATTATTGGTTCCGGCACATCTGGGAATACGCCTGGCCTCTGTATCCGGGCCTGGTTTTGGCCGCCGGTTTAGCCCGGGTTAATCTTAACACCCTTTCCCTGATACAGTCGCCGTTTACCGTGATTTCTGCCCTGATTGGCGCCGCGCTCATTCTGCCCGGCATAAGAATATCGGATGAACACGTTCATAAGGGTTCTTTTAGGGATTTCGCCCGAATGGTCTATCTGATTTCTCCGATAATTGTTATTATCTTGCTGTTTGTCGTGTTTCATCTGAATATGCTTATCTGCATTTCAACCGGCCTGGCCGTGGCCATTCTGAATGTCCTCATCAGCCGGAAGTTAAAGATAACCGCCATACTCAAGGTTGTTTTTGTCAAGTTATCGGTTTATCAGATGATATTTGTGGTCATCAGCGTGCTGATTTTTACCGGGATAATGCGCTCCAGCACCCTGATAGTCGAACTCAGCCGTTTCTTCACCGGCGGGATAGACGGCAATATTCCTTTTGTCTATATGACCGTAGCCATAATACTCCTGCCTTTTATCGTCGGATTACTGACCGGCTTAACCGTGGGATTTGTCGGCATAACATTCCCCCTGATATTTTCCACCATTGTGCCGAACGGGATAGATGTCATGCCGATGGCAATGCTGGCTTATATTTCCGGGGTAAGCGGCGTGATGCTCTCGCCGGTGCATCTGTGTCTGGTCCTGACCAACCAATATTACAATTCCGAGTTTTCCAAGGTATATAAAACCCTGATTCCGGTTTCTTTGTCCGTGTTGTTATTGGCCGTGTCCGGATTTTTATTATACGCCATATTGTAA